The Candidatus Angelobacter sp. DNA window CCCCGTATCCTTCATCCGCAGCGGACGGAAAACACGCTCTTCGAGAAACACACCAAACGTTTTGCCGGACACGCGCTCAACCAGCGCCCCGAGCACGTCCATGTTGATGCCGTAGGTCCAGGCGTCGCCCGGCTGATGCCTCAGTGGCAGCTTGCCCACCTTGGTGATGAAATTGTTGAGGCCGGGGCCACTCCACAAGTCCGCGCGGTCGTAGAGCTTCGCGATCTCGTCGTTGGCCGGCAAATCATAGGTCAGACCACTCGTATGCGTGAGCAGATGCTTGATCGTGATCGGGCGCTTGAGCGGTTCCAACCGGGGCACGTCAGCGGTGCCGCCGCTCATCACCTTCATGTCCTTCAACTCGGGCAAATATCTTGCCACCGGGTCTTCAAGGTTGAACCGGCCCTCCTCGAACAGCACAAGCACGCTGACACAGGTGATGATCTTCGACATCGAATACACGCGGCAAATTGTGTCGCGCTCCATGGGCAGCTTCTTTTCCATGTCTCGATAACCGTAAGTCTGAAAATCAACGAGCCGGCCATTGCGCGCGATCAGCGTGATCACACCCGCGTGCTGCCCTTCATCCACGAACCGTCTGGTGGTGGCGTGCAACACCTCCAGTCGCGCCGGATCAAACCCGGCGCGCGCCGGTGAAGCTGTGGGAAGTTGTGCGCGAGCGTTAACAGCAAGCAGGAGCGCGAAAATGAAGCCAGATGTTTTCATGATGAACGACGATTTTATCCGACAGGATTATCTCCGTCGCGGAGAATCAAGCAGGGCAGAGGCGCCCTTTCCCGTCAAGACACAGCGGTGGCAGGTCATCGTGAGGAAGGTGTCTGCGGTCAACCGCGGGCAACACCGGTTTTTCTCTCTCATCGTTTCGCCCCAACGTAATGAACAGCTTCCCTGTTCCAGGCGTTCGTTGCGCGATTTAACTTCGGATAATCCCGCCACAGCCAACGCATGGTGTCAGGAAAAATCGTTCCGCCGTGGTTGCCGTTGTGACCGCCCTCGCCGAAGACGTATTTATAGTCGTAGTCCTTCTCCTCCAGCGCCGCGGCGAGGTTGTGGTTGGCGATCACCCAGTTCCAGTCGGGACGGCGGTTGCGAGGTTCACTGCGAAGATCATTGGCGCCATCCTGCAAAAAGACACGGATGGGTTTCCAGTCGGAGGCGCGGATGATGTCCGGATATTTGTTGCCGCCGCGAATGTTGGTGAAGCTGCCGACGTGGCTGACAACCTTGCGGAATTGGTCGGGCCGTTCCCACGCAACCGTGAACGCACAGATGCCGCCGCTGCTGATGCCGCAGATGGCGTGGCCTTCGGGGTCGTCGGTAATGTTGTAATGCTTGCGCACCTCGGGAAGAATCTCCGTCAGCAGGAATTCCGAGTAAGCCGGACTGAGCGTGTCGTATTCGAAGCTCCGGTTCTCCGGCTCCGGCCGCCACCCACGTTCTCCAGGCGGGAATTCGACGCGTTTGAATCCCGGGTCAATGAACACGCCGATGGTCACCGGCATTTCCTTTGCGGCGATCAGATTGTCAAAGACGACGGGCACGCGGAAGTCGCCGTCCTCCTTGAGGTAGGTATGGCCATCCTGAAAAACCATCAGCGCGGCGGGTTTGGCCGGGTCGTGTTGCGCCGGGACGTAAGTGGACCAGTGGCGGATCGTGCCGGGAAAAACCTTGCTCTCCTTCCAGTCGTAATCGGTGACCTTGCCACGTGGAACACCTTCCTTGCGCTGGGAATCCGGTCCGTGCTGATACTTCACGTCGGGCCTCGGAAAACGGGATTGGGCGCGTCGAGTGCTATTGGTGTCTGAGTTGGTGCGCTGCGGCGTGTTCACCGGTTCCGCGCCCGAAACGCGCAGACAGCAGCCAAGGAACAACGCGAGCGCGCCGAGGGAGGTGGTTCGCAGGAGAACGGTTGTCATGACAAATGGGTTTTTGCAACCGACAGACGCAGCGTGGCATCTCCGGCAACAGTTCGCGCAGATGAAAGCATACGCTCCGCGTCCCGGCAAGCCTCGCGACGCCCCGCCGCGGTTACGGATGATCCTGGCGCATCAACGCCGCGTGGATGCGGGCCACGTCGCCCATGTAGCCGTCCACCTTGAAAAGATCGGCCGCTTGAAAGATGTGTTCACGCGCCATCTTTTCGTTGCCGGCCGCGTCGAAGTAAAGGCCGAGATAAAGGTGGGCGTAAAACAATCGCTCATTCAACTCGGCCGGCGACGGTTTGCCGCCCGTTGCGGCTTTCATGACATCCTCCGCGGAACCTTTCCCCGCGTAGAGCGCGTAAATCCGCATCATGGGCACGCGCGGGTCGTTTTCGACTTTCAACAGGGAGCCGCGTGCTTTGTCAATCCCGGCGCGGCGGGCCACGCAGAGAAAATGCCACACCGCGTTCTCAACGTCGTTGCTGTTGATGGTCTGGTGCAGTTCAAACTGGCGCTGACCGTCCTCGTAGCGGCCCGCGTAATAAAGCGAAATGCCCCGCTGCCAGAGTTTCGGCGCCTGGTCCGGCGCCAGGTCGAGGAATTTATCGAAGTCTGCCGCCGATTCCCGGATGTGTCCGAGTTTGAATTGTTCCGTCGCCCGGGCGTAGTAGGCGAGTGACGCGGCCGGGTCCAGGACCAGCGACGCGTTCAAGTCCGCGAGCGCTTTTTGCGCCTGATGCGTCTCGGCGTAGAACCGTCCTCGAACGTAATGTGCCTTCGCGTTTCGCGGCTCGGCAATAATTGCCTGCGTCGCCAGCTCAACGGCCTGCTCGCGTTGTCCCTTTGCAAACGCCACCCCGGCCCGGCTCAACAACTCATCCACGTTGACGTCGGCGCCGCGGGCCGCCTGGTGAAGAAGTGAGTTCCAGGCGACCAGAACAACGATGAACACCCGCGATATTCTCATGCGCATTGGTTAACCTGCTGCGCGGAGTTGAGCAAGCGATTTGGTCGTTGAACTTCCGCCTGACAGAACACGCCTCTTCCTGCGCCGGCCCGACACCCCTCCAGTTCGACAACCGCAAAACGTCGCGGGCAGACGTTTCCGCACCATTCGAGCCCGGCTTTCGGACGATTAAATGCGCCAGCCCTTTCGATAGTGATGCTGGATGTACTGGCCGGCTTCCGCGCAGTTCGTCGCCTTCATTTGCTTCCAGTCCCAATCCAGCTTCCTCCCGACGCGGTAGGCGACATTGCCCAGCAACGCGGCCTCTGTCAATGGACCGGAATAGTCGAACCGACAGGTCGTCTGGCCACCCGTCTTGCACGCCTCAATCCACTCCTTGTGATGACCGATCGAATCCTTGATGAACGGGGCGGGCGGTTTGAAGTCTGCAAAATCTTTTTCCGGAAGCAGTGCGTGACGACCATAATCCGCCAATAGTTGTCCTTTCTCGCCAACGAACAACACGCCGCTCTTCCATTTGGCCGCCAGTTCGGTCGAAAGCAGCGACGGCTGTTT harbors:
- a CDS encoding serine hydrolase domain-containing protein; the encoded protein is MKTSGFIFALLLAVNARAQLPTASPARAGFDPARLEVLHATTRRFVDEGQHAGVITLIARNGRLVDFQTYGYRDMEKKLPMERDTICRVYSMSKIITCVSVLVLFEEGRFNLEDPVARYLPELKDMKVMSGGTADVPRLEPLKRPITIKHLLTHTSGLTYDLPANDEIAKLYDRADLWSGPGLNNFITKVGKLPLRHQPGDAWTYGINMDVLGALVERVSGKTFGVFLEERVFRPLRMKDTGFDVPPEKMYRLAKTYKHGPGGKLVEAEPLAIARAEAGRGIESGGGGLFSTAGDYARFAQMLLNGGTLDGHRILGRKTVELMTANHMVTLPDNQAANRQKGFGFGVEVTTDLGRLSIPSSIGQFGWYGAATTYCQIDPKDKIVAVALVQHFPFNEHNFFSAFAAGYYQALK
- a CDS encoding alpha/beta hydrolase-fold protein, producing the protein MTTVLLRTTSLGALALFLGCCLRVSGAEPVNTPQRTNSDTNSTRRAQSRFPRPDVKYQHGPDSQRKEGVPRGKVTDYDWKESKVFPGTIRHWSTYVPAQHDPAKPAALMVFQDGHTYLKEDGDFRVPVVFDNLIAAKEMPVTIGVFIDPGFKRVEFPPGERGWRPEPENRSFEYDTLSPAYSEFLLTEILPEVRKHYNITDDPEGHAICGISSGGICAFTVAWERPDQFRKVVSHVGSFTNIRGGNKYPDIIRASDWKPIRVFLQDGANDLRSEPRNRRPDWNWVIANHNLAAALEEKDYDYKYVFGEGGHNGNHGGTIFPDTMRWLWRDYPKLNRATNAWNREAVHYVGAKR
- a CDS encoding tetratricopeptide repeat protein; translation: MRISRVFIVVLVAWNSLLHQAARGADVNVDELLSRAGVAFAKGQREQAVELATQAIIAEPRNAKAHYVRGRFYAETHQAQKALADLNASLVLDPAASLAYYARATEQFKLGHIRESAADFDKFLDLAPDQAPKLWQRGISLYYAGRYEDGQRQFELHQTINSNDVENAVWHFLCVARRAGIDKARGSLLKVENDPRVPMMRIYALYAGKGSAEDVMKAATGGKPSPAELNERLFYAHLYLGLYFDAAGNEKMAREHIFQAADLFKVDGYMGDVARIHAALMRQDHP